A genomic stretch from Aedes albopictus strain Foshan chromosome 2, AalbF5, whole genome shotgun sequence includes:
- the LOC109409145 gene encoding nidogen-like → MQSILLALGAIAICSGIAAGINPRDLYSYINEPSDVLPRGDEEYAEVQLDVPAHFYSEKYEFVYINTNGILTFGSEFQNYLNLPFPIEYPAVAPFYANVDTTLPNDTAAIVYFKSNDEELLHRVSDLVRVNFAESEDFDARQVFVATWEHVGHYDMKNDVTNSFQVALILGDEETYVQFLYPENGLNWIQGDTKDSGLPDVRAQAGFISEDGRFFPLQGSGTDNIKHLTVSSNVGEPGEWLFKVGPFDQEGNVQEPSVHDDGPHEPRSCADGGHFKCHSAATCTDTSTGFCCSCKLGYYGNGYSCVKNDVPMRVIGSVKGTLNHWTIDSQMQSYVVMADGRTYTALSPLDDDLGTTLQLTQVIGASIGWLFAKPIGNVLNGYQITGGKFNQTTTVSFQGSHDNLRIDLRFNGLNLWDQLAVDITIEGQVAQVPFGNKVHIDDYSEVYQRVGRDRLEAYTSHKMHIPPEDREVDYTMHQIISFEPCPFLELEENTANRMTTLKTSKVNLGYEPREKAIRMGMLSKISSGEKVNPCDDANCGDNTVCVPNADDTYDCNCKNGFTYVPYNNNDRVNCVDIDECSGINICDEHADCINEPGGYKCICFEGYEGNGYQCDLVDASASSVVVPTPANTFYEVHSYAPDPREDHCEHCSEFADCVNGRCECKAGYTGDGYVCENPCDGDQVWNGEACVKHGSNEEYEIAPFCTVQGCTCPTGYTLIEYSFDQICRLVEIQPDEQHLPSCDVENHCSPLANCEWNEQQYRYDCVCNPGYDGDGYTCVEKEVSCLDEEDICDQHASCNYNVHSKKSVCVCNNGYIGDGRTCHLAPECSIDDDCGMHSVCHEGLCVCQDGYERDVSDFCVRAGSCGGAYCADNAICKYDPHQNIPYCYCPEGFVGDGVHQCKSIPPPCNVRNNCGLHATCGPNFREPSKYECTCNPGFFGDGFVCTPERNCVNIPSLCDPNAQCVSTTSGYQCACNQGFIGNGSVCNTAPRLESGFLLISQGVATVKLPFNGGRGVPVTMAQMAIGVDKDCAEGRIYFSDISAKQIFSCKYDGTDRKPFITKDILSPEGVAVDWISRRLYWTDSAKDTIEVASLEDPNLRAVIVSKYLVNPRGIAVDPHQSKLYWSDWNREGPKIEWANLDGTERQVLVSGPQVELPNSIQVAPGTGELCYADAGTKKIECVDTYTKHVRTVASNLTYPFGLAVTDDHFYWTDWTTKKVESINAYGEREKGIPSPVFGSHKMYGMTAVTDKCPLFYSPCVVNNGDCTEKRICLSNPRAPSGRGCKCADDNNCNDVVLDY, encoded by the exons ATGCAATCTATATTGTTGGCTCTGGGAGCCATAGCGATATGCTCTGGAATAGCCGCAGGGATTAATCCAAGGGATTTGTACAGCTACATCAACGAACCGAGCGATGTCCTACCACGAGGCGACGAGGAGTACGCAGAAGTTCAGCTGGACGTGCCAGCCCATTTCTACAGTGAAAAATACGAATTCGTATAC ATCAACACCAACGGCATCCTGACGTTTGGATCTGAGTTTCAAAATTATCTCAATTTGCCGTTTCCCATCGAGTATCCGGCGGTAGCTCCGTTCTACGCGAACGTGGATACCACGCTGCCGAACGATACCGCTGCCATCGTGTATTTCAAATCGAATGACGAGGAGCTGCTGCACCGAGTGAGCGATCTGGTACGCGTGAACTTTGCCGAATCGGAAGACTTCGATGCTCGACAGGTGTTCGTTGCAACTTGGGAACACGTGGGTCACTATGACATGAAGAACGACGTTACGAACTCGTTCCAAGTGGCGCTGATACTGGGTGATGAGGAGACATATGTACAGTTCTTGTATCCTGAAAATGGCCTCAACTGGATACAGGGTGACACAAAGGACTCGGGACTACCAGACGTGCGTGCCCAGGCTGGGTTCATATCCGAGGATGGACGATTTTTCCCTCTGCAGGGCTCCGGAACTGACAAC ATCAAGCACCTTACGGTATCGTCTAACGTGGGTGAACCGGGAGAGTGGTTGTTCAAGGTAGGTCCTTTCGATCAAGAAGGCAATGTACAGGAACCTAGTGTGCATGATGACGGTCCCCATGAGCCACGCAGCTGTGCCGATGGAGGTCATTTCAAATGTCACTCGGCAGCTACATGCACGGATACGAGCACCGGATTCTGTTGTTCGTGCAAGCTTGGATATTACGGAAATGGTTACAGCTGTGTGAAAAACGATGTCCCAATGCGTGTGATCGGATCGGTGAAAGGTACTCTGAACCATTGGACGATCGATAGTCAAATGCAATCTTATGTTGTGATGGCTGATGGAAGAACCTACACCGCGTTGAGTCCTTTAGATGATGATCTTGGTACAACCCTACAGCTGACACAGGTTATTGGTGCAAGTATTGGATGGTTGTTCGCCAAACCTATCGGTAATGTTCTCAATGGGTATCAG ATCACCGGAGGAAAGTTCAACCAAACAACCACAGTCAGCTTCCAAGGATCGCATGATAACCTTCGAATCGATCTACGCTTTAATGGACTGAATCTGTGGGATCAACTGGCTGTAGATATCACAATTGAAGGTCAAGTCGCGCAAGTTCCATTTGGAAACAAAGTCCACATCGATGATTACTCGGAAGTGTATCAACGAGTTGGCAGAGATCGGCTTGAGGCATACACTTCTCACAAAATGCATATTCCACCGGAAGATCGTGAAGTGGACTACACCATGCATCAGATCATTTCGTTTGAACCGTGTCCATTTTTGGAACTGGAAGAAAATACAGCGAACCGGATGACTACGCTGAAAACCAGCAAAGTCAATCTGGGTTACGAACCCCGAGAAAAGGCCATTCGAATGGGAATGCTAAGCAAGATCAGCTCCGGCGAAAAGGTGAATCCCTGCGACGATGCGAACTGTGGAGACAATACTGTCTGTGTTCCGAATGCTGACGATACCTACGAT TGCAACTGTAAGAACGGGTTCACATACGTTCCCTACAACAACAACGATCGTGTGAACTGTGTCGACATTGATGAGTGTTCGGGTATCAATATCTGCGATGAGCATGCGGATTGCATCAACGAACCTGGTGGTTACAAATGCATCTGCTTCGAAGGATACGAGGGTAACGGATATCAGTGCGATTTGGTGGATGCCAGTGCCAGTTCAGTAGTGGTCCCTACTCCTGCCAACACGTTCTACGAAGTTCACTCATATGCTCCAGATCCCAGGGAGGATCATTGCGAG CACTGCTCGGAATTCGCAGATTGTGTCAACGGACGTTGTGAATGTAAGGCAGGATACACAGGCGATGGCTACGTGTGTGAAAATCCGTGTGACGGAGATCAAGTATGGAACGGTGAAGCCTGCGTTAAGCACGGGTCTAACGAAGAAT ATGAAATAGCACCATTCTGCACAGTTCAGGGATGTACGTGTCCAACTGGCTACACCCTGATCGAATATTCGTTTGATCAAATTTGTCGTTTGGTTGAAATTCAACCCGATGAACAACATCTGCCATCATGTGATGTAGAAAACCACTGTAGTCCACTAGCGAACTGTGAATGGAACGAACAACAGTACCGTTACGATTGTGTTTGTAACCCTGGCTACGATGGAGATGGTTACACTTGTGTGGAGAAGGAAGTATCTTGCCTAGATGAGGAAGACATCTGTGATCAGCACGCTTCGTGTAATTACAACGTCCACTCGAAGAAATCAGTGTGTGTCTGCAACAATGGATACATCGGTGATGGCCGCACTTGTCATCTTGCCCCGGAATGCTCTATAGATGATGACTGTGGAATGCATTCAGTGTGCCATGAGGGACTATGCGTCTGCCAAGATGGATACGAGCGAGATGTATCGGACTTTTGTGTGCGGGCTGGATCATGCGGAGGTGCTTACTGTGCTGACAATGCCATCTGCAAGTACGATCCTCATCAGAACATTCCGTATTGCTATTGCCCGGAAGGTTTCGTTGGAGATGGTGTTCACCAGTGTAAATCTATTCCACCACCATGCAACGTGCGCAACAATTGTGGCCTTCATGCCACGTGTGGACCTAACTTCAG GGAGCCATCCAAATATGAATGCACCTGTAATCCTGGTTTCTTTGGAGATGGATTCGTTTGTACTCCGGAACGCAATTGCGTCAATATACCAAGTCTTTGCGACCCCAACGCTCAATGTGTCAGTACCACTTCGGGATATCAATGCGCCTGCAATCAAG GATTTATCGGTAATGGCAGCGTCTGTAACACAGCTCCCCGTCTCGAGTCTGGGTTCCTCTTGATAAGCCAAGGTGTGGCAACCGTGAAACTTCCCTTCAATGGAGGCCGTGGTGTCCCAGTGACTATGGCTCAGATGGCTATCGGTGTGGACAAGGACTGCGCCGAAGGTCGAATCTACTTCAGTGATATTTCTGCTAAGCAAATTTTCAGCTGCAAATACGACGGAACCGACCGTAAGCCCTTCATTACCAAAGATATCCTGTCACCGGAAGGTGTAGCTGTGGACTGGATATCTCGACGACTCTACTGGACAGATTCAGCCAAAGATACCATTGAGGTTGCCAGCTTGGAAGATCCCAACCTAAGAGCCGTAATTGTATCTAAGTATCTGGTAAATCCAAGAGGCATCGCAGTTGATCCTCATCAGAGCAAATTGTACTGGTCCGACTGGAACCGCGAAGGACCGAAAATCGAATGGGCGAATCTAGATGGTACGGAACGTCAAGTGTTGGTTAGTGGACCTCAAGTTGAACTGCCGAATAGCATACAGGTTGCACCGGGCACGGGCGAGCTGTGCTATGCCGATGCCGGTACTAAGAAAATTGAATGTGTAGACACCTACACCAAGCACGTGAGAACCGTTGCAAGCAACCTTACCTATCCATTCGGTTTGGCCGTTACTGACGATCACTTCTATTGGACCGACTGGACCAC CAAAAAGGTAGAATCCATCAACGCTTACGGAGAGCGTGAGAAGGGTATTCCATCTCCTGTCTTTGGCAGTCACAAGATGTACGGCATGACGGCGGTTACCGACAAGTGTCCGCTGTTCTACAGTCCTTGTGTGGTGAACAATGGTGACTGCACGGAGAAAAGAATCTGTCTGTCGAACCCCCGTGCTCCATCGGGAAGGGGCTGCAAGTGTGCGGACGACAATAACTGTAATGATGTAGTTTTGGACTACTAG